DNA sequence from the Streptomyces sp. MST-110588 genome:
CCCCGACCCGGTCGGAGATGTGCCGGACGATGGACAGGTCGTGCGCGATGAAGACGTAGGAGAGGTTGAACTCGTCCTGCAGCTTCTCCATCAGGTTGATGACCTGCGCCTGCACCGAGACGTCCAGCGCGGAGACCGGCTCGTCGCAGATGATGATCTCCGGGTTGAGCGCGAGGCCGCGGGCGATACCGATGCGCTGGCGCTGGCCGCCGGAGAACTGGTGCGGATAGCGGTTGATGTACTCCGGGTTCAGACCCACGACGTCCAGCAGCTCCTGGACCTTCCGCCGCCGGTCGCCCTTCGGCGCCACCTCGGGGTGGATGTCGAAGGGCTCGCCGATGATGTCACCGACCGTCATCCGCGGGTTGAGCGAGGTGTAGGGGTCCTGGAAGACCATCTGGATGTTGCGGCGTACGGCCTTCAGCGCGCGCCCCGACAGCTTGGTGATGTCCTGGCCCTTGTAGAAGACCTCGCCGGCCGTGGCCCGCTCCAGGTTCATCAGCAGCTTGGCGACGGTGGACTTGCCGCAGCCGGACTCGCCGACGATGCCCAGCGTCTCGCCCTGGTAGAGGTCGAAGGAGACGCCGTCCACGGCCTTGACCGCGCCGACCTGCTTCTTGAACAGCACGCCCTGGGTCAGCGGGAAGTGCTTGACCAGGTTGCGGACCTGGAGGATCGGCTCACGGGCGGATGCGTCCCGTACGGTCGTCTCAGCCATTGACCGTCTCCTTCCAGAAGTGGCACGCGCTGCCGCGGCCGTCGTCGACCGTGTGCAGCTCGGGGACGTCCGTACGGCAGACGTCCTGTGCCTTGGGGCAGCGCGGGTTGAAGGCGCAGCCCGGCGGGATGTTCAACAGGTTGGGCGGCAGACCCTTGATCGCGTACAGCTCCTGGCCCTTCTGGTCCAGGCGCGGGATGGAGTCCAGCAGGCCACGGGTGTACGGGTGCGCGGGGGTCTTGTACAGCTCGTGCACCGGCGCGTGCTCCACGATCCGGCCCGCGTACATCACCGCGATCTTGTCGGCGACATCCGCGACCACACCCAGGTCATGGGTGATCAGGATCAGACCCATGTTGAACTCGCGCTGCAACTCCGCGAGCAGATCCATCACCTGCGCCTGCACGGTGACGTCCAGCGCCGTCGTCGGCTCGTCCGCGATGATCAGATCCGGCTCCAGCGCCAGCGCCATCGCGATCATGATCCGCTGACGCATACCGCCGGAGAACTGGTGCGGGTAGTCCCCCACCCGGCTCTTCGCCGCCGGGATCTTCACCCGGTCCATCAGCTCGATCGCCTTGGCCCTGGCGTCCTTCTTGGACAGGCCCTGGTGCACCCGGAACATCTCGCCGAGCTGGTAGCCCACGCTCAGCACCGGGTTCAGCGAGGACAGCGCGTCCTGGAAGATCATGGCGATCTTGGCGCCCCGGATCTTCCGGCGCTGCTCGGCGGACATCTTGAGCATGTCCTGGCCGCGGAAGAGGATCTCGCCCTGCGGGATCTTCGCCGGCGGCATGTCCAGGATGCCCATGATGGCCTGCGCGGTCACCGACTTGCCCGAACCGGACTCGCCGAGCACCGCCAGCGTCTCGCCCGCGGCGACGCTGTAGTTGACGCCGTTGACGGCCTTCACCACACCGTCGCGGGTGTGGAACTCCACGTGCAGGTCGCGCACCTGGAGCAGCGGCGCGTTGCCGCCGTCCCCGGAGCGCGGCGCGGGCTCGGCCGCGGTCTTCTCGATGGTGGTCACGTACGCCTCCCTCAGCGCAGCTTGGGGTCGAGGGCGTCGCGCACCGCGTCGCCGAGCATGATGAACGCCAGCACGGTGATGCTCAGCGCGCCGGCGGGCCACAGGAGCATGTGCGGGGCGTCACGGATGTAGGTCGCCGCCGAGGAGATGTCGATGCCCCACGAGACGGCCGGCGGCTTGAGGCCGACGCCCAGGAAGGACAGCGTCGCCTCCAGCGAGACGTACGTACCCAGTGCGATGGTCGCCACGACGATGACCGGCGCCAGCGCGTTGGGGGTGATGTGCCGCAGCAGCATCCGCGGGGTGCTCGCGCCGAGGGCGCGGGCGGCCTGTACGTAGTCCTGCTGCTTGGCGGTGATCACCGCACCGCGCGCGATACGGGCGATCTGCGGCCAGCCGAGGATCGCCATCAGCAGCATGACGGTGAAGATCGAGCCGCCCTTGATGACGGACAGGAAGACGATGCCGCCGAGCAGGATCGGGATACCGAAGAAGATGTCCCCGATCCGGGAGAGGATCGAGTCCCACCAGCCGCCGAAGAAACCGGCCAGACCGCCCATGAGGCAGCCGATGACACCGGCGAGGAGGGTGGTGCCCACACCGACGACCACGGAGGCACGGGCGCCGTAGATCGTACGGGCGTAGACGTCACACCCTTGCGAGTTGAAGCCGAAGGGGTGGCCGTCGCTGGGCCCCAGGCGGGCCTTGGTGACATCGCAGGCGTACGGGCTCGTGCTGGTCAGCAGGGACGGCCAGGCCGAGATGACGACCAGGAAGACGATCAGCACCGCGGAGACGTAGAAGACCGGATTGCGTCGCAGGTCGCGCCAGGCGTCGCCCCACAGACTGCGGGCCTTCTCCTCCTGCTTGACGACCGGTTCGACGGCGGCCACGGCCTCGTCGGCGGCGGTCTTGAGCATCTCAGGCATACCGGATCCTCGGGTCCAGGACCGCGTAGAGCAGGTCGACGAGCAGGTTTGCGAGGAGGAAGACGACCACGAGGATGGTCACGAAGCCCACCACGGTCGGCGAGTTCTGCCGCGAGATGCCCTGGTAGAGCTGGTAGCCGACGCCCTGGATGTTGAAGATCCGCTCGGTGACGACCGCGCCGGCCATCAGGCCGCCGATGTCGGTACCGAGGAAGGTGACGACCGGGATGAGCGAGTTGCGCAGCAGGTGGATGCTGACGACCCGGCGGCGCGGCAGACCCTTGGCGGTGGCCGTACGGATGTAGTCCGATCGCATGTTCTCGGCGATGGACGTACGGGTCAGCCGGGAGACGTACGCCAGCGAGACACCCGCCAGCACGATGCCCGGCAGCAGCAGTTCGTCCATGTTGACGTCGATGGACACCGCGGGGGCGGTCCAGGCGAGCTTGATGCCGATGAAGTACTGGAGCACGTACCCCATGACGAAGGTCGGGATCGAGATCACCAGCAGGGTGAAGATCAGCACGCCGGTGTCCGCCAGCCGGCCGCGGCGCATACCCGCGACGACACCCAGCGACACACCCACCACGAGCTCGATGACGAAGGCCACCAGCGTCAGCTTGATCGTGTTGGGGAAGGCGGTACCCATCAGCTCGGTGACCGGGGTGCCGTTGAAGGACGTACCGAAGTCGCCCTGGAAAATACCCGCCATGTACTGCAGGTACTGGCTCCACAACGGGTCGTTGAGGTGCAGGGACTCCCGGATCTGAGCGGCGGTGGCCGGGTCCGGTGTCCGGTCTCCGAACATGGCGGCGATGGGATCACCGATCGCGTAGACCATGACGAAGATCAAGAATGTGGTGCCGATGAAGACGGGCACCATCTGGAGCAGTCGTCGCAAGACGTAGCGCCCCATGTGTCCTCCAGAGAAGCGCCGACGCGGGGACAGCCGGCCCCGGTGGGCCGGGTGCCGGCTGTCCCCTGCAGCCGTGAGCGGTTATGTTCCGTGCGCCCCGCTCAGGGGCGTGCGCGTCGGGTCAGTCCTTGACCGAGATGTCGCTGAAGACGGGGACGCTGAACGGGTTGAGCTTGACGCCGGAGACCTTCTCCGACCAGCCGACGGTGCCGTTCTGGTAGAAGAGCGGGATGTTCACGACGTCCTTGAGGACCACCTTCTCGGCCTGCTTGTACAGGTCGGTGGCCTTCTTGATGTCCGGCTCGGCGGCGGCCTGCTTCATCAGGTCGTCGAACTCCTTGTTGCTCCACTTGCCGTCGTTGGAGCTGGCGCCGGTGGCGAAGAGCGGGGTGAGGAAGTTCTCGATGTGCGGGTAGTCCATCTGCCAGCCGGCGCGGAACGGCCCGTTCATCTCGCCCTTGGTGATCTGGTTGCGGAAGTCACCGAAGGTACCGACCGGGTTGCCCACGCACGCCTTGTCATCGCCCAGCACCTTGTTGATGCTGTTGCAGGCCGCGTCCGCCCACTGCTTGTGGGAGTCCTTGTCGGCGTTGTAGCTGATGGTCATCTTCCCGCCGGGGATGCCGCCGCCCTCTTCGATGAGCTTCTTGGCCTCGGTCGGGTTGTACGTGCAGACGTCGCCGCAGATGTTCTTGTCGTAACCGTTGGCGTCACCGAGCACCGGGGAGGACAGGTCCGTCATCGGCGTACGGGTGCCGTTGTAGATCTTCTCGGTGATGCTCTTGCGGTCGATCGCCATGGACAGGCCCTTGCGGACCTTCTCCATGCCCGGCTTGGTCCACTCCTTCTTGTAGAAGGGGAACGTCACGCCCTGGTAGATGCCGGCGGGCTGGGTGAAGTAGTTGCCCTTCAGGTCGGTCTTGGCGTTCTTGATCTGCTCGGCCGGGATGTCGTCGTCGATGTCGAGCTGACCGGACTGCAGCGCCACGTATGCCGCGTTGGAGTCGGTGAAGACCCGGAGCAGCACGCCCTTGTTCTTCGCCTTGTGGTCACCGGAGTAGTACTTGTTGGGCACCAGCTTCATCTGCGTGCCCTTCTTGTACTCCTCGATCGCGTACGGACCGTTGCCGACCGGCTTCTTCAGGTACGCCTCGTGGTCCTTGAAGAACTGCGTGGGCAGCGGCGCGAACGCCTTGTAGCCCAGGCGGATCGGCCAGGTGGAGAACTTCTTGTTGAGCTTGACCGTGAAGGTGTGGTCGTCGACGATCTTCAGGCCCGAGAGCGTCTTCTCGGTCGGCTTGCCCTCGGCGGGGGAGGTCTTGTCGTAGCCCTCGATGTCGGCGAAGAAGTAGGCGTTCTTCTGCGCGTTGGTGGCCAGCGCCGCGTAGTTCCAGGCGTCCACGAAGGACTTGGAGGTGATGGCCTCGCCGTTGGAGAACTTCAGACCCTTCTTGATCTTGATCGTGAAGTTCTGCGCGTCCTTGGACTCGATGGACTCGGCGGAGGCGTTCTTGGCCTCACCGGTCTTCGCGTCGTACTCCTTGAGGTTGCTGAAGATCATGTCCAGCACCTTGCCGCCGAGCACCTCGTTGGTGTTCGCGGGCTCCAGCGGGTTCTGCGGGTCACCCCAGTTGGCCCGGATGAACCCGGCCTCGTCGCTCTTGCTACCGCTGTTTCCACCGCACGCCGTGGCCCCCAGGGCCACGACTATCGCACCTGCGACCCAGGTGGCGCTCTTGGCACCGCGCATGGGACTGCCTCCTCATGAGTCCATTCACTACATGGAAAGGAGCCGGCCCCGGCTGACACCCCTGACAGACAGCGACCAGCTCCGATGCTCGTGAGTCGGCGCTCCCCACAGCGCGTGACCCATTGACCCGAGCTCGAATGGGCCCAGTCTCAGTCACATGGGCCCCGTAAGCCACGCGTAAGGGGTCTCAGTTTGGTCACATCACGGCGTTCAGGGTTCGAAAACCGGACAAAAACAATCCATCCAGACAGTCACGAAAAGGACTCAAGGTGCAGTTCACCCGAGGTGTGTTCGGCATCCGGACGCCTTACGAACCCGCCTGCACCGAGGCACCCTTGACAAGCGACCCCCCGTTCAGTACGCGCCGTACCGGCAGGGGCGCACTCCGCGGCACCGTATCCGACGGGCCTGCCGAAGGCGCCCCCAGGGCCGTGGACCATTCACTCCAGGCCCGGTTGTCAAAATAGCGTCGTCCGCCCGGAGGGCGGGCGGGATTTTGACGACCGGCCCTAGAGGCGGGCAGGTCCGTCCTCCGCGGTGGTCATGGAGTGCACCGCAGCCAGCAGGTGGGACATGAGCCGGCCGGGCAGTTCCGCACCGAAGCGGTTCACGTCCGCGGTCACGTGCAGACTCAGCCCCTCACCCTCGGAATCGTTGAGCGCCTCGATCCGCACCGGCAGGCTCGTGTGATCGCGCATGTCCTCCTCGGCCCCCACCAGACCCGACCTCAGCAAGGCGTTCCGGGGGTGGAAGTGCACGTAATTGAACATGACCTCGAACGGATTCCGCCCCAGCACCCTGCGGAACTCCGCGTGCGGGAAACGTCGGTGCGGCAGGAGCCGGTTCTCCGCGTCCAGCGCTTCGCGGGCAGCCTTCTGCCAGGTCGCCCCCGACAGGTCCAGCCGCAGCGGCAACTGGTTCAGGAACAGGCCCAGCGTCACATCGGACCCCGTGCGTTCGGGGCGGCCGTTCATCAGCAGCCCGACGACCGGTGTGTCGGTCTCCCAGGCCGCTCCGACCGCCACGCAGCCGACGGCCAGTAGCAGGCTCTTGACCGGCAGACCCCATCGGGTGGACAGCTCGAACAACCGCGCCGCGTCGGGCTCCGGGACCGCGGCGGAGACCTTGCGGTGATCAGGGACGTCCAGGATCTCCTCCCGCTGCGCGGGCAGCAGTTCCTTCATGGCCTCGAAGAACCGTACGGATTCCTCGTCACGCAGCGCCTCCCGTTCCAGCCGCACGAACTCGGCGTACGGGAGCGCCGCGGGGAAGTCGGGGCGGGTCCCCTCCAGCAGCGAGGCGTACGCACGGACCAGCTCGCTGAAGAAGACCGCCTCACTCCAGCCGTCCATGATCGAATGGTGGAAGGCGTAGGACAGGCGGAAGGCCGCCGGGCCGGTGGCGGCGGCATGGACACGGAGCAGCGGGGCGCTTTCGGGGTCGAAGGGGACGCCGAGTTCCGCCATCACCTGTTCATACCGCTCGCCGACGACCGCTTCGTCGAGCCCCTGGTGATCAGCGGTGACCAGCGGGATCCGGGCCTCCTTCACCACAAGCTGCATCGGCTCGCTGAAGGTGCCGAAGTCGAACCGGGTACGCAGTACGGAGTGGCGCCGCGACATCAGATCCAGGGCCTGGCGCAGCGTCTTCGGTACCAGCGGACGGTTGACCGTGCGGGATATCACATCGAGGTAGAAGGCCCCGTCGCTGACCAGGCTCTCGTAAACCAGACCGAGTTGGAGCATGGCCGCCGGAAACGCATCCACCGCGTCGGCGGGGACCCTGGCCCGGTCCAGCACCGAGAGCTGGCCCAGGGCACCGGGCTCCTTGGAACGGTCCGCCGCCTGGGTACCGGCCTGGCATGCGCCGCGTGGCGTCGGGTTGGTGAACAGGTCGATCAGCGACAGCGGGAGCCCGTGCTCCTGCGCGGCACCGATGACCTTCAGTGCCAGCAGCGAGTCACCGCCCAGGGAGAAGAAGTCGTCATCGGGACCGACCCGGTCCACTCCCAGGATCTCCTTCCAGATCCGCGCCAGCAGGGTCACCGGATCCGGCGCCGTCCTACCGTCAGTCATCGGGGCATCTCCTTGTTTCGTGGTGTGGACACGCATGCGGGGGTTCCGTACGCGCGGGGGTCGTACAGCTCGTGACCCGGCTCACAACGCGCCCAGTTCGGCACCGGTGACGGAAGATTCCGTGACCGCGGCGCCCGGTTCGTCGGCGAAGGCGAAGCGGTAGCGCAAGGTGGCTTCCACTTCCTTGGCGATGGTCGCCAGCTCGGTGACGTCCGGGGCCTCCCCCATCACGATGTCCAGCTCCTGGGTCTGGACACCGCCCGGCAACCGGGCTCCCGCCTTGGCGTACGGCCGGTAGAGGGTCACCCCCGCGTTCCGTTTGACCTCCTCCACCCCCTCGATGCCCAGGAGGGTGCTCGCCCGGCGTGGTGCCGGATGGAAGAGCTGGAAGTAGGCACGGCCGCGGTAGAAGTCCGGTGTGGGCACCGCCTCACCGAGCGCGGTGCGCCCGGCCAGTTCGATGAGGTTCAGGCCCAGTGCCCGTACGGACAGTTCGTTGATGCCGCCGCCGAGCCGGCCGTTGACCTCGATGAGCCGCGGCCCGTCGGGGGTCAGCTTGATCTCCGTGTGGGTCAGGCCGGATCGGACCCCGAGCGCTTCCACGGAGCGCCGCGCCAGTTCGCGCGCCCGCTCCTCCTCCTCGTACTCCAACGGCGACGGCCAGAACCGCCCGGTCTCCCGGAAGGGCGGCACCATGGGGAACTTTCCGGTCACGGCGATGTCGGTGACCTGGCCCTGCCGCACGATGCTCTCCACCGACACGTAGTCGCCGAACGGGCCGAGGTCCCGGCCGGGCAGGTACTCCTCCAGTACCAGGGCACCGCCGGCCACCAGGCCCGGCCGCTCCTCGCTCAGCAGGCCGCGTACCAGCTCCAGGCCCTCCCCGACGTCCGTGACCAGGAAGGTGTTGCGGCTGCCGCCGCCGTGCGCGGGTTTGAGCACGGCCGGAAGTCCCGTATCGGCCACCGCCCGCGCCCAGTCGTTCTCGGTCGCGATCCGGTGGCAGCGCACGGTGTCCACACCCGCGGCCCGTAAGGCGTCCCGCTGCAACCACTTGTCGGTGAGCCGGCCGACCGTGGGCCGGTCGTGGAAGGGCAGTTCCAGCGCCGAGGCGACCTCGGCCGCGAATCTCAGTGCCCTCTCGCTGTAGGTGACCAGGCCGTCCGGGACGTACGGACGCAGTCGCGCGGCGGCCTCCGCCGCCGACCCGGTCGTGATCACGGGGCCGAACTGCGAGAGCAGCGGTTCCATCGCCCGTGTGTGGTCGGCGGGCTCGGTGACGAAGACGCACCGTGCCCAACTCGCCAGGCCGACGGCGATGTCACCGGGGTGTGCCGCACCGTCGGCGTACACCACGATCAGGGTCTTGGGCATCATTCCTGCTTTCCGGATCGCTGTGCGGGCACCGGGAGCGGTACCGGGGCGGGCGGCAGTGCGTCGCGGACCAGCCGACAGAATTCCGGCGTCCGCTCCCGGTAGTAGAAGTGGCCGCCCGGCAGCGAACGGGTGGTGAACTTTCCGGTCGTCCACCGTCCCCAGGCGTCCAGGCAGTCATGGGTGACCCATGGATCGGCCGTACCGCCCATCGCCAGCAGGGGACACGACACCGTCCGGCGCGTATCGCACCGATAGCGGGCCAGCAGCAGGTAGTCGGCGCGCAGTACGGGCACCAGCAGATCGACGATGTCGGCATGCGTGGCGCCCTCGATGCCCGCACCGTCCCCGGTCGCCAGTTCCTCCAGCCAGTCCTCCCGGCTCATCCCTAGGACGGCCGCCGGATCCAGGCGCTGCATGTCCGGTGGCCTGGCGGCCGAAACGGCCAGCAGCTCCACCTCACGCCCCAGGCTTTCCAGGCGCACCGCGATCTCGTACGAGAGGACCGCGCCCAGGCTGTGCCCGGCCAGAACCAGCGGCCCTTCGGTGTGGGCGGCGACCTCGCCGGCCGCCTGCCGCGCCAGTTCCTCCAGCGACCGCGCGTGTGGTTCCCCCGCCCTGGGGCCACGCCCGGGGTATTGGAGAGCCAGTGCGGTTTCGCCCTGGTGCAGGAGTGCCGGAAGCCACTCGGCCAGTGCGTAGGCGCTGCCGCCGCCGAACGGAGCCAGCACGAAAGTGCGCCCCGCCCCCGGTGCGGTACGACCGGTTGCGGCACCGCCGAACCTCCAGAGCAGCTCGGTCATTCGCTGGCGCATGGTGCGTACGTCCCTCTGTCTAGACGGTGGCCGTTCGCCGGGCACTCCGCGCCCCTTGCCGGGACCGCGGTGCCCGCTCCGTCGGCGTTCACAGCTCGATAACCGTTCCGGCGTCCGGGGCGGCCGGTGGCGGGGTCCGGCCCGGCTCCCCCTGGTCCAGCGCCGAGGCCAGCGCGGCGACGGTGGCGTGGGTGTAGAGCTGGGCGATGCCCAGCCGTGGGTGGTGGCGGCGCAGCCGGGCGAAGACCGTGAGCGCCTTGAAGGAGTCGCCGCCGATCTCCAGGAACCGTTCGTGCCGACCGACCCGGGCCCGTCCCAACGCCT
Encoded proteins:
- a CDS encoding dipeptide ABC transporter ATP-binding protein encodes the protein MAETTVRDASAREPILQVRNLVKHFPLTQGVLFKKQVGAVKAVDGVSFDLYQGETLGIVGESGCGKSTVAKLLMNLERATAGEVFYKGQDITKLSGRALKAVRRNIQMVFQDPYTSLNPRMTVGDIIGEPFDIHPEVAPKGDRRRKVQELLDVVGLNPEYINRYPHQFSGGQRQRIGIARGLALNPEIIICDEPVSALDVSVQAQVINLMEKLQDEFNLSYVFIAHDLSIVRHISDRVGVMYLGKMAEIGTDEEIYEHPTHPYTQALLSAVPVPDPEARNGRERIILTGDVPSPANPPSGCRFRTRCWKAEDKCAQEMPVLAVPERFKGSDSPAAHESACHFAEEKDVVGAA
- a CDS encoding ABC transporter ATP-binding protein, translating into MTTIEKTAAEPAPRSGDGGNAPLLQVRDLHVEFHTRDGVVKAVNGVNYSVAAGETLAVLGESGSGKSVTAQAIMGILDMPPAKIPQGEILFRGQDMLKMSAEQRRKIRGAKIAMIFQDALSSLNPVLSVGYQLGEMFRVHQGLSKKDARAKAIELMDRVKIPAAKSRVGDYPHQFSGGMRQRIMIAMALALEPDLIIADEPTTALDVTVQAQVMDLLAELQREFNMGLILITHDLGVVADVADKIAVMYAGRIVEHAPVHELYKTPAHPYTRGLLDSIPRLDQKGQELYAIKGLPPNLLNIPPGCAFNPRCPKAQDVCRTDVPELHTVDDGRGSACHFWKETVNG
- a CDS encoding ABC transporter permease, translated to MLKTAADEAVAAVEPVVKQEEKARSLWGDAWRDLRRNPVFYVSAVLIVFLVVISAWPSLLTSTSPYACDVTKARLGPSDGHPFGFNSQGCDVYARTIYGARASVVVGVGTTLLAGVIGCLMGGLAGFFGGWWDSILSRIGDIFFGIPILLGGIVFLSVIKGGSIFTVMLLMAILGWPQIARIARGAVITAKQQDYVQAARALGASTPRMLLRHITPNALAPVIVVATIALGTYVSLEATLSFLGVGLKPPAVSWGIDISSAATYIRDAPHMLLWPAGALSITVLAFIMLGDAVRDALDPKLR
- a CDS encoding ABC transporter permease, which codes for MGRYVLRRLLQMVPVFIGTTFLIFVMVYAIGDPIAAMFGDRTPDPATAAQIRESLHLNDPLWSQYLQYMAGIFQGDFGTSFNGTPVTELMGTAFPNTIKLTLVAFVIELVVGVSLGVVAGMRRGRLADTGVLIFTLLVISIPTFVMGYVLQYFIGIKLAWTAPAVSIDVNMDELLLPGIVLAGVSLAYVSRLTRTSIAENMRSDYIRTATAKGLPRRRVVSIHLLRNSLIPVVTFLGTDIGGLMAGAVVTERIFNIQGVGYQLYQGISRQNSPTVVGFVTILVVVFLLANLLVDLLYAVLDPRIRYA
- a CDS encoding ABC transporter substrate-binding protein, whose translation is MRGAKSATWVAGAIVVALGATACGGNSGSKSDEAGFIRANWGDPQNPLEPANTNEVLGGKVLDMIFSNLKEYDAKTGEAKNASAESIESKDAQNFTIKIKKGLKFSNGEAITSKSFVDAWNYAALATNAQKNAYFFADIEGYDKTSPAEGKPTEKTLSGLKIVDDHTFTVKLNKKFSTWPIRLGYKAFAPLPTQFFKDHEAYLKKPVGNGPYAIEEYKKGTQMKLVPNKYYSGDHKAKNKGVLLRVFTDSNAAYVALQSGQLDIDDDIPAEQIKNAKTDLKGNYFTQPAGIYQGVTFPFYKKEWTKPGMEKVRKGLSMAIDRKSITEKIYNGTRTPMTDLSSPVLGDANGYDKNICGDVCTYNPTEAKKLIEEGGGIPGGKMTISYNADKDSHKQWADAACNSINKVLGDDKACVGNPVGTFGDFRNQITKGEMNGPFRAGWQMDYPHIENFLTPLFATGASSNDGKWSNKEFDDLMKQAAAEPDIKKATDLYKQAEKVVLKDVVNIPLFYQNGTVGWSEKVSGVKLNPFSVPVFSDISVKD
- a CDS encoding condensation domain-containing protein — encoded protein: MTDGRTAPDPVTLLARIWKEILGVDRVGPDDDFFSLGGDSLLALKVIGAAQEHGLPLSLIDLFTNPTPRGACQAGTQAADRSKEPGALGQLSVLDRARVPADAVDAFPAAMLQLGLVYESLVSDGAFYLDVISRTVNRPLVPKTLRQALDLMSRRHSVLRTRFDFGTFSEPMQLVVKEARIPLVTADHQGLDEAVVGERYEQVMAELGVPFDPESAPLLRVHAAATGPAAFRLSYAFHHSIMDGWSEAVFFSELVRAYASLLEGTRPDFPAALPYAEFVRLEREALRDEESVRFFEAMKELLPAQREEILDVPDHRKVSAAVPEPDAARLFELSTRWGLPVKSLLLAVGCVAVGAAWETDTPVVGLLMNGRPERTGSDVTLGLFLNQLPLRLDLSGATWQKAAREALDAENRLLPHRRFPHAEFRRVLGRNPFEVMFNYVHFHPRNALLRSGLVGAEEDMRDHTSLPVRIEALNDSEGEGLSLHVTADVNRFGAELPGRLMSHLLAAVHSMTTAEDGPARL
- a CDS encoding ATP-grasp domain-containing protein → MPKTLIVVYADGAAHPGDIAVGLASWARCVFVTEPADHTRAMEPLLSQFGPVITTGSAAEAAARLRPYVPDGLVTYSERALRFAAEVASALELPFHDRPTVGRLTDKWLQRDALRAAGVDTVRCHRIATENDWARAVADTGLPAVLKPAHGGGSRNTFLVTDVGEGLELVRGLLSEERPGLVAGGALVLEEYLPGRDLGPFGDYVSVESIVRQGQVTDIAVTGKFPMVPPFRETGRFWPSPLEYEEEERARELARRSVEALGVRSGLTHTEIKLTPDGPRLIEVNGRLGGGINELSVRALGLNLIELAGRTALGEAVPTPDFYRGRAYFQLFHPAPRRASTLLGIEGVEEVKRNAGVTLYRPYAKAGARLPGGVQTQELDIVMGEAPDVTELATIAKEVEATLRYRFAFADEPGAAVTESSVTGAELGAL
- a CDS encoding alpha/beta fold hydrolase, which translates into the protein MTELLWRFGGAATGRTAPGAGRTFVLAPFGGGSAYALAEWLPALLHQGETALALQYPGRGPRAGEPHARSLEELARQAAGEVAAHTEGPLVLAGHSLGAVLSYEIAVRLESLGREVELLAVSAARPPDMQRLDPAAVLGMSREDWLEELATGDGAGIEGATHADIVDLLVPVLRADYLLLARYRCDTRRTVSCPLLAMGGTADPWVTHDCLDAWGRWTTGKFTTRSLPGGHFYYRERTPEFCRLVRDALPPAPVPLPVPAQRSGKQE